From a single Rosa rugosa chromosome 7, drRosRugo1.1, whole genome shotgun sequence genomic region:
- the LOC133721367 gene encoding probable WRKY transcription factor 70 has product MEWTWLESVSSNRQRVVEELVQGREMVNQLQRCLSGDVRSAEGLVTKILGSFTNTLRILNGSEEAKEELISQIQANSPTSTVTAAAGADSSSWDALDDAVKSEDSNEESYKSTETFKDRRGSYKRRKTSHSWTKDTLDLVDDGHAWRKYGQKMILNTRHPRNYFRCTHKFDQGCKATKHVQRIKDEPQLFRTTYYGNHTCTDYLRAPELILDSSSSQDSPKNMIRFDNTNNDFTRKQEHPFFSSFTSIKNESVKEEEMITPSNDHDHVIHHNQQLSSCDYLMSPGLGVFESSASTIAYDHEDVISRIMVGYFDDEVDFPYEF; this is encoded by the exons ATGGAGTGGACTTGGCTGGAGAGTGTGTCGTCGAACCGGCAGAGGGTCGTGGAGGAGTTGGTTCAAGGTCGGGAGATGGTGAATCAGCTTCAGAGGTGTCTTAGTGGTGACGTCAGATCGGCGGAGGGTCTTGTTACGAAGATCTTGGGGTCGTTCACAAACACCCTTCGTATCTTGAATGGGAGTGAAGAGGCTAAAGAGGAGCTCATCTCTCAGATTCAAGCCAATAGTCCTACTAGTACTGTTACTGCTGCTGCTGGTGCCGATTCATCGTCTTGGGATGCTCTTGATGATGCTGTTAAGTCCGAGGATTCGAATGAAGAGAGTTACAAGAGTACCGAAACGTTCAAGGATCGCAGAGGTTCATACAAGAGAAG AAAAACTTCACATTCATGGACCAAAGACACTCTGGATTTAGTGGACGATGGTCATGCATGGAGGAAGTACGGACAAAAGATGATCCTGAATACTAGACATCCAAG GAACTACTTCAGGTGCACTCATAAGTTTGATCAAGGCTGCAAAGCAACCAAACATGTGCAGAGGATTAAAGATGAACCCCAACTCTTTCGGACCACATACTATGGCAATCACACATGCACTGACTATCTCAGAGCTCCTGAGCTCATCTTAGATTCTTCAAGTTCTCAAGACTCTCCCAAGAATATGATCAGATTCGACAACACCAACAACGACTTCACCCGCAAACAAGAACATCCCTTTTTCTCATCCTTCACATCGATCAAAAATGAGAGCGTCAAGGAAGAAGAGATGATCACACCAAGTAATGATCATGATCATGTGATTCACCACAACCAACAATTGTCGTCGTGTGACTATCTCATGTCGCCTGGTCTAGGAGTGTTTGAGTCGTCCGCATCGACTATCGCATATGATCACGAGGATGTGATTTCTAGGATAATGGTGGGATACTTTGACGATGAAGTAgattttccatatgaattttgA
- the LOC133721833 gene encoding uncharacterized protein LOC133721833, which translates to MAVIVYIDTILVPISLFLTVGYHAYLWHSLKNKPSHTTIGINILKRRAWFLDIKGGDEDKMGMLAVQSLRNTLMGATLTAVITILVVVSLAALINNAYSATHIFSSVIFGSQSPRIFALKYGSAALALSISFLCSSMAIAFLIDANFLINASGDHEFSSSSSEHTQSIFEKGFVLALISNRMLCITFPVLLWMLGPIPACLSSMALVWGLYGLDFAGKLAKSNKQSIS; encoded by the exons ATGGCGGTGATTGTTTATATAGACACCATATTGGTCCCTATTAGTCTCTTCCTTACGGTGGGTTACCATGCTTATCTCTGGCATAGCCTCAAGAACAAACCCTCTCATACTACCATTGGAATCAACATATTGAAGAGGAGAGCATGGTTTCTAGATATCAAAGGG GGTGATGAAGATAAGATGGGTATGTTGGCTGTCCAAAGCTTGAGAAACACTCTAATGGGAGCCACACTCACAGCTGTTATAACAATTCTTGTTGTAGTTTCATTAGCTGCTCTAATCAACAACGCCTATAGTGCAACACATATCTTCAGCAGTGTGATATTCGGGTCACAATCCCCTAGGATATTTGCTCTGAAGTATGGCTCAGCAGCACTGGCATTGTCAATTAGCTTCCTCTGCAGTTCTATGGCAATTGCATTCTTGATTGATGCCAATTTCCTGATTAATGCCTCCGGTGATCACGAGTTCTCGTCCTCGTCTTCAGAACACACACAAAGCATATTTGAGAAAGGGTTTGTTTTGGCTCTTATTAGCAACAGAATGTTGTGCATCACTTTTCCGGTGCTGTTATGGATGCTTGGGCCGATACCGGCTTGTTTGTCGTCGATGGCATTGGTTTGGGGGCTGTATGGGCTTGATTTTGCTGGAAAGTTAGCAAAAAGCAATAAGCAAAGTATCAGTTGA
- the LOC133723913 gene encoding uncharacterized protein LOC133723913 has protein sequence MQGDGRKSMLAVQNLRNTQMVAIITASIAIAFSLALAALTNNAYNASHLFVKTAFFGLQSGRIFTLKYGLAYFVLLFSSLCSSMATGFMIDAIFLLNTSAEFSSSGITLLLFERGYMLAQIGERLLFISFPLLLWLFGPVPVALSSLALVWWLKELDFVGKFTQSNRQSLS, from the exons ATGCAG GGTGATGGTAGAAAGTCTATGTTGGCAGTCCAAAACTTGAGAAACACTCAAATGGTGGCAATAATCACAGCTTCAATAGCAATTGCCTTCAGCTTGGCTTTGGCAGCTCTGACGAACAATGCTTACAATGCAAGCCACCTCTTTGTTAAAACAGCATTTTTCGGCTTGCAGTCGGGGAGGATCTTTACTCTAAAGTATGGCTTGGCCTATTTCGTCTTGCTGTTCAGCTCATTATGCAGCTCCATGGCCACTGGATTTATGATCGATGCCATTTTTCTACTAAACACTTCTGCCGAGTTCTCATCTTCAGGAATAACACTACTCCTATTTGAACGAGGTTACATGTTGGCTCAAATTGGCGAAAGGTTGCTTTTTATCTCCTTTCCTTTGTTGTTGTGGTTGTTTGGTCCAGTGCCAGTGGCCTTGTCATCCCTGGCCTTGGTTTGGTGGCTTAAAGAGCTTGATTTTGTTGGCAAATTCACCCAAAGTAACAGGCAAAGTCTCAGCTGA
- the LOC133721266 gene encoding uncharacterized protein LOC133721266 encodes MERGRWFWGEKGSALGLFIVGLILIINGCNASIHEYRNEAFTPQSNAFFFHGGSEGLYASKVVDSSSSSSSSSSDTHVKGKSFIRFESVTFVRTKESANKQNEMQQSTGLVEAIILEVKDRARIGASFLKSNLICCTRNLSEDGQCMAAGEVVIHKNPDNPEWPRRIQTFFNGKNEEAKMKSETVEIKSSGMYYLYFMFCNPELKGTLIKGRTDWRNPYGYLPGKMSPLMTFYGLMSLAYLVLGLAWFLRFVQFWKDIIQLHYHITAVIALGMCEMAVWYFEYVNFNSTGTRPMGITLWAVTFRSVKKTLSRLLLLVVSMGFGVVKPTLGGITPKVFLLGVVYFMASEALELIENLGNINDFSGKAKLLLVLPVAFLDSCFILWIFSSLSKTLEKLQIRRNMAKLELYRKFTNSLAVSVLLSVAWIGFELYFNATDPLSEFWQIAWVIPAFWTLLAYALLAVICVLWAPSSNPTRYAYSEETGDDFDEEGVSLTSGALKVSGDTAAMREFNNGLAEDLEEDKRE; translated from the exons atggaacgAGGCAGATGGTTTTGGGGAGAAAAGGGGTCAGCTTTAGGGTTGTTCATAGTTGGGCTTATTTTGATCATCAACGGCTGTAATGCTTCCATCCACGAGTACAGAAACGAAGCCTTTACTCCTCAGTCAAACGCCTTCTTCTTCCATGGAGGCAGCGAAGGTCTCTACGCTTCTAAGGTCGTcgattcctcttcttcttcttcttcttcttcttcagatacTCACGTCAAGGGCAAGTCCTTCATCAG GTTTGAGAGTGTTACTTTTGTGAGGACAAAGGAGTCTGCGAATAAGCAGAATGAAATGCAGCAGAGTACTGGTTTGGTGGAAGCTATAATTCTTGAGGTCAAGGACAGGGCTAGGATTGGGGCTTCATTCCTGAAATCGAATCTGATATGCTGCACCAGGAATCTTTCTGAGGATGGACAATGCATGGCGGCGGGGGAGGTTGTTATCCACAAAAATCCAGACAATCCCGAGTGGCCTAGGCGCATCCAAACTTTCTTTAATGGAAAGAACGAAGAGGCTAAAATGAAGTCTGAGACGGTTGAGATAAAAAGTTCTGGAATGTACTACCTGTATTTTATGTTTTGTAATCCGGAACTCAAGGGCACGCTGATTAAAGGAAGGACTGATTGGAGAAATCCATATGGTTATTTGCCGGGGAAGATGTCTCCTTTGATGACATTCTATGGCTTAATGTCTTTAGCTTACCTTGTGCTTGGCCTTGCCTGGTTTCTGAGGTTTGTTCAGTTTTGGAAGGATATCATACAATTGCACTACCACATCACAGCGGTGATTGCTCTTGGAATGTGTGAAATGGCTGTCTGGTACTTTGAGTACGTCAATTTCAATTCGACTGGAACCAGACCTATGGGCATTACGCTGTGGGCGGTAACCTTTAGATCTGTCAAGAAGACACTCTCTCGTCTTCTTCTGTTAGTAGTTTCAATGGGCTTTGGTGTGGTGAAGCCTACACTTGGTGGTATAACCCCAAAAGTATTTCTGCTTGGCGTGGTATATTTTATGGCATCAGAAGCACTCGAGCTTATTGAAAATTTGGGGAATATCAATGATTTTTCTGGAAAAGCAAAGTTACTTTTGGTCTTACCAGTTGCCTTCTTAGATTCGTGCTTTATTCTGTGGATTTTCTCTTCGTTATCAAAAACTTTGGAGAAACTTcag ATCAGGAGAAACATGGCTAAGTTGGAGCTATATCGAAAATTTACCAACTCTCTCGCAGTGTCTGTGCTTCTGTCAGTGGCCTGGATTGGCTTTGAG CTATATTTCAATGCAACCGATCCATTGAGTGAGTTTTGGCAAATCGCCTGGGTTATTCCTGCATTTTGGACTCTGCTTGCCTACGCTCTCTTGGCAGTGATATGTGTACTCTGGGCTCCATCAAGTAACCCAACTAG ATATGCATACTCAGAGGAGACGGGAGATGACTTTGATGAGGAGGGCGTCTCGTTAACAAGTGGTGCTTTGAAGGTGAGTGGAGATACAGCAGCTATGCGAGAATTTAACAATGGGCTTGCAGAAGATCTGGAGGAGGATAAGCGAGAATAG